A genomic stretch from Amycolatopsis sp. 195334CR includes:
- a CDS encoding Wzz/FepE/Etk N-terminal domain-containing protein, whose translation MTRAEPLIDLQRLVVSVRRRRRFWLATALLGLIAGGLVAVLLPAPPTAVAKILVIHPDDSPTDSGTLMRTDVAVLETTKIAADALQRLNSPQAPEEFLKDYEGLGLTNNVLQLTVKGGTGDEAIARAQAIADAFITEYVARNQEAAAAEQKALLDQRDKAREELGPIESEIVAEEAKRADANPAQLERLYARRAELTSKISDYDGRAQEAGIGTPKVAAGTGIVDAPRILPRSLLKTLATDAGIGFALGLFGGLALAAVTSVVRDRPVLRREISEHLGASVLAQLPKPPRVLLRARAARRRQRVAVTLARAVRENGDSVSLLDLGARRVTAALATDLARELAESGPVSLVDDLPRANLRALAGSVEVLDRGDAPADGRRVGVGSIEPGTSWTDLEFLGAEAILVVRAGYASTEWLHTVARQLADRRIPIIGVVVVDPDPRDHTDGTLWDGLHTALRGRAGRGPAGPGLNGTRPPMPYRRPEDHDHAGAR comes from the coding sequence GTGACCCGCGCCGAACCGCTCATCGACCTCCAGCGGCTGGTCGTCTCGGTCCGCAGGCGCCGCCGCTTCTGGCTGGCCACCGCGTTGCTGGGGTTGATCGCCGGTGGCCTGGTCGCGGTGCTCCTGCCCGCTCCACCGACCGCCGTGGCGAAGATCCTGGTCATCCACCCCGACGACTCGCCGACCGACAGCGGGACGCTGATGCGCACCGACGTCGCCGTGCTGGAGACCACGAAGATCGCCGCGGACGCGCTCCAGAGGTTGAACAGCCCGCAGGCGCCGGAGGAGTTCCTCAAGGACTACGAGGGGCTGGGGCTGACGAACAACGTGCTGCAGCTGACGGTCAAGGGCGGGACCGGCGACGAAGCGATCGCCCGGGCACAGGCGATCGCGGACGCCTTCATCACCGAGTACGTCGCCCGCAACCAGGAAGCCGCCGCCGCGGAACAGAAGGCGCTGCTGGACCAGCGGGACAAGGCCCGGGAAGAACTCGGGCCGATCGAATCGGAGATCGTCGCCGAGGAAGCCAAGCGCGCCGACGCCAACCCGGCCCAGCTGGAACGGCTCTACGCGCGCCGTGCGGAGCTGACCTCGAAGATCTCCGACTACGACGGCCGTGCGCAGGAAGCGGGGATCGGCACGCCCAAGGTCGCCGCGGGCACCGGGATCGTGGACGCGCCGAGGATCCTGCCGCGGTCACTGCTCAAGACCCTGGCCACCGACGCCGGGATCGGGTTCGCGCTCGGGTTGTTCGGCGGGCTGGCGCTCGCCGCCGTGACCAGCGTGGTGCGGGACCGGCCGGTGCTGCGGCGGGAGATCTCGGAACACCTCGGCGCCTCGGTGCTCGCGCAGTTGCCGAAGCCACCCCGGGTTCTCCTGCGGGCGCGGGCGGCCAGGCGGCGGCAGCGGGTGGCGGTCACGCTGGCCAGGGCGGTCCGGGAGAACGGCGATTCGGTGTCGCTGCTCGATCTCGGCGCCCGGCGGGTCACCGCCGCGCTCGCCACCGACCTGGCCCGTGAACTCGCGGAATCCGGGCCCGTCTCGCTCGTCGACGACCTGCCCAGGGCGAACCTCCGCGCGCTCGCCGGGTCCGTCGAGGTGCTGGACCGCGGTGACGCACCGGCGGACGGGCGCCGGGTCGGCGTCGGTTCGATCGAGCCGGGGACGTCGTGGACCGACCTCGAATTCCTCGGTGCGGAGGCGATCCTCGTCGTCCGCGCCGGGTACGCGAGCACCGAGTGGCTGCACACCGTCGCGCGGCAGCTCGCGGACCGGCGGATCCCGATCATCGGGGTGGTCGTGGTGGATCCCGATCCCCGCGACCACACCGACGGCACGCTCTGGGACGGCCTGCACACCGCCCTGCGCGGCCGGGCCGGGCGCGGGCCGGCCGGGCCTGGCCTGAACGGCACCCGCCCGCCGATGCCGTATCGGCGCCCCGAAGACCACGACCACGCCGGAGCCCGGTAG
- a CDS encoding bi-domain-containing oxidoreductase, whose translation MKQVVQNYKSGELALLDVPVPAGKPGGVLVRTAYSLISTGTEMMKVSEASLSLVGKAKARPDQVAKVVQSVAANGLAATYRKAMNKLDSYTPLGYSLCGVVEEVGAGIDDVAVGDLVACAGNEHALHSELNWVPKNLYTRVPGGVDPRHAAFGTVGSIAMQGVRRGEPQLGDVALVIGLGLIGQLVVQLLVATGVRVVGVDPDPARCELAERLGALRCADPGSGVVDAAVAEITGGHGVDQVYLAAGGSTNEPVELAAKLSRDRGRVVDIGKCSLNLPWNAYYEKELDVRFSRSYGPGRYDPEYEIDGRDYPIGQVRWTERRNLECVVDLMRRGRLDVEPLISHVAAFSDAVDTYRKLNEGELKAVAVLFEYEQRSADTFEQVASVSVPQQVTARAVPRSGLKVAFVGAGNYASSMLLPHLAGMDGVDLSDVVTTSALSGANAKRKFGFTRASTDLGPVLDDPSVDAVFIVTRHSSHAELTRRALLAGKAVFVEKPLALSEKELALVLGAIEESGNNRLQVGFNRRFAPLLTEAVRTFGPRIGPASVRYLVNAGRLDANSWYTQSDSEGSRFAGEGGHFVDTVSWLLGADPVSVYATATPGHQDLQILLRYPDGSTASIAYTTSGSPAFPKETIDVTADGKVLKFDDFARASVFGRKKWVSSRLPQGRDKGQAAELEAFVTALRTGVSMPVPVESLVSTTLATFAVTRSLETGAPVRIGTGEA comes from the coding sequence GTGAAGCAGGTAGTGCAGAACTACAAGAGCGGGGAGCTGGCGCTCCTCGACGTCCCGGTCCCGGCGGGCAAACCGGGTGGTGTGCTGGTCCGCACCGCCTATTCGCTGATCTCCACCGGCACCGAGATGATGAAGGTGTCCGAAGCGAGCCTTTCGCTGGTGGGCAAGGCGAAGGCGCGCCCGGACCAGGTCGCGAAGGTGGTGCAGAGCGTGGCCGCCAACGGGCTGGCGGCCACCTATCGCAAGGCGATGAACAAGCTCGATTCCTACACCCCGCTGGGCTACTCGCTGTGCGGGGTCGTCGAAGAGGTCGGCGCGGGCATCGACGACGTGGCGGTCGGGGATCTGGTGGCCTGCGCCGGGAACGAGCACGCGCTGCACTCGGAACTGAACTGGGTGCCCAAGAACCTCTACACGCGGGTGCCCGGCGGGGTCGACCCGCGGCACGCCGCGTTCGGCACGGTCGGCTCCATCGCGATGCAGGGCGTCCGGCGCGGCGAACCCCAGCTCGGCGACGTCGCGCTGGTGATCGGGCTCGGCCTGATCGGGCAGCTGGTGGTCCAGCTGCTCGTCGCCACCGGGGTCCGGGTGGTCGGCGTCGATCCCGACCCCGCGCGGTGTGAACTCGCCGAGCGGCTGGGCGCGCTCAGGTGCGCCGACCCCGGGTCGGGAGTGGTCGACGCCGCAGTCGCGGAGATCACCGGCGGCCACGGCGTCGACCAGGTCTACCTCGCCGCGGGCGGCAGCACGAACGAGCCGGTGGAGCTGGCCGCGAAGCTCAGCCGCGACCGCGGCCGGGTGGTCGACATCGGCAAGTGCTCGCTGAACCTGCCGTGGAACGCCTACTACGAAAAGGAACTCGACGTCCGGTTCTCCCGGTCGTACGGCCCCGGCCGCTACGACCCGGAGTACGAGATCGACGGCCGCGACTACCCGATCGGGCAGGTCCGCTGGACCGAGCGGCGCAACCTCGAATGCGTCGTCGATCTGATGCGGCGCGGGCGGCTCGACGTCGAGCCGCTGATCTCGCACGTGGCGGCGTTCTCCGACGCCGTGGACACCTACCGGAAGCTGAACGAGGGCGAGCTGAAGGCCGTCGCCGTGCTGTTCGAGTACGAGCAGCGGTCCGCCGACACCTTCGAGCAGGTCGCGTCGGTTTCGGTACCGCAGCAGGTGACGGCCCGCGCGGTTCCCCGGAGCGGATTGAAGGTCGCGTTCGTCGGCGCGGGCAACTACGCGTCGTCGATGCTCCTGCCGCACCTGGCCGGGATGGACGGCGTCGACCTCTCGGACGTGGTCACCACCTCCGCGCTCTCGGGGGCGAACGCGAAACGCAAGTTCGGCTTCACCCGCGCCTCCACCGACCTCGGCCCGGTGCTCGACGATCCCTCGGTGGACGCGGTTTTCATCGTCACCCGGCACAGTTCCCACGCCGAGCTGACCCGGCGCGCGCTCCTGGCCGGGAAAGCCGTGTTCGTCGAGAAGCCGCTGGCCCTGTCGGAGAAGGAACTCGCACTCGTGCTCGGCGCGATCGAGGAGTCCGGCAACAACCGGCTGCAGGTCGGCTTCAACCGCCGGTTCGCGCCGTTGCTGACCGAGGCGGTGCGCACCTTCGGCCCGCGTATCGGCCCGGCGTCGGTGCGCTACCTGGTCAACGCCGGACGGCTGGACGCGAACAGCTGGTACACCCAGTCCGACAGCGAGGGCTCGCGGTTCGCCGGTGAGGGCGGGCACTTCGTCGACACCGTCAGCTGGCTGCTCGGGGCCGACCCGGTCTCGGTGTACGCCACCGCCACACCAGGCCACCAGGACCTGCAGATCCTGCTGCGTTACCCGGACGGCTCGACCGCCTCGATCGCGTACACCACCAGCGGCTCGCCGGCGTTCCCCAAGGAGACGATCGACGTCACCGCCGACGGCAAGGTGCTGAAGTTCGACGACTTCGCGCGGGCGTCGGTGTTCGGCCGGAAGAAGTGGGTCAGTTCGCGCCTGCCCCAGGGCCGGGACAAGGGACAGGCGGCCGAGCTGGAGGCGTTCGTCACCGCGCTGCGGACCGGGGTCTCGATGCCGGTGCCGGTCGAGTCGCTGGTCTCGACGACGCTGGCCACCTTCGCGGTCACCCGCAGCCTGGAGACCGGCGCGCCGGTGCGGATCGGCACGGGGGAAGCCTGA
- a CDS encoding alginate lyase family protein, whose translation MELSWYLRRLSRMDPAEIAGRVTDVVRKRRWRAVARERAVWLPDRRFGPVLGESALASVSGDAVKALLATADRLMDGHAEYFGVERHDLVAPDWSYDPKTGRRAPSDVYSFDIPYRSEEAVGDIKQIWEPSRHQHLTVLAAAYALTGEDRYAERVAAHLDSWWLANPPMRGVHWVSGIELGIRLLSWVWVRRLLDGWARVPLLFEDNPMALNQIWHHQRWLAAFGSRGSSANNHVIAEDAGQLAAACAFGWFPESAGWRASALASLDRMLRHNTFDSGLNRELATEYHGLVLELGLAGALEAEAAGVEVPASTWQVLLRKTDALASIVDSKLRPPRQGDADDGFGLVVDGAETSRWASLLNTGEVLFGRLDWWPEVATPDVRTPLLAALARDIDVDAVRPVRRRDDFPDAGMTILRDGDLWCRCDGGPHGFLSIAAHAHADALSVEVRHDGVDILADPGTYCYHGEPKWRTYFRSTAAHNTLELGGTDQSVSGGPFLWTRHATTRVLAVGTPSRWSAEHDGYAPAIHRRTVELEGSKLHIVDEVRSGQARPARLAFHFGPAVQVELSDETATLSWTVDGQARSASVALPPQLRWSAHRGDLTPPLGWYSAGFGRREPTWTLLGTGTAESALTTVLTFDRVGEDPPS comes from the coding sequence ATGGAACTGAGCTGGTACCTGCGCAGACTGTCCAGGATGGACCCGGCCGAGATCGCCGGTCGGGTCACCGACGTGGTGCGCAAACGCCGGTGGCGCGCGGTCGCGCGGGAGCGGGCGGTCTGGCTGCCGGACCGGCGCTTCGGTCCGGTGCTCGGGGAAAGCGCGCTCGCTTCCGTTTCCGGTGACGCGGTGAAGGCCCTGCTCGCGACCGCGGACCGGCTGATGGACGGGCACGCCGAGTACTTCGGCGTCGAGCGCCACGACCTGGTCGCGCCGGACTGGTCGTACGACCCCAAGACCGGGCGCCGGGCACCGTCCGATGTGTACTCCTTCGACATCCCGTACCGCAGCGAGGAGGCCGTCGGCGACATCAAGCAGATCTGGGAGCCGTCGCGGCACCAGCACCTGACCGTGCTGGCCGCCGCGTACGCCCTGACCGGCGAGGACCGGTACGCCGAACGCGTCGCCGCGCACCTGGATTCGTGGTGGCTGGCCAATCCGCCGATGCGCGGCGTGCACTGGGTGAGCGGGATCGAGCTCGGGATCCGCCTGCTGTCCTGGGTGTGGGTCCGGCGGCTGCTCGACGGCTGGGCGCGGGTGCCCCTGCTGTTCGAGGACAACCCGATGGCGCTGAACCAGATCTGGCACCACCAGCGCTGGCTGGCCGCGTTCGGGAGCCGGGGTTCGTCGGCGAACAACCACGTGATCGCCGAGGACGCCGGGCAGCTCGCCGCCGCGTGCGCGTTCGGCTGGTTCCCGGAATCGGCGGGGTGGCGGGCGTCGGCGCTGGCTTCGCTGGACAGGATGCTGCGGCACAACACCTTCGATTCGGGCCTCAACCGGGAGCTGGCGACCGAGTACCACGGGCTGGTGCTGGAGCTGGGCCTCGCCGGGGCGCTGGAGGCGGAGGCCGCCGGCGTCGAGGTTCCCGCGTCGACGTGGCAGGTGCTGCTCCGCAAGACCGACGCACTGGCGTCCATAGTGGACAGCAAGCTCCGGCCGCCGAGGCAGGGCGACGCCGACGACGGGTTCGGGCTGGTCGTCGATGGCGCTGAGACCAGCCGCTGGGCTTCGTTGCTCAACACCGGCGAGGTCCTTTTCGGACGGCTGGACTGGTGGCCCGAGGTCGCCACCCCCGACGTGCGGACGCCGCTGCTCGCCGCGCTCGCCAGGGACATCGACGTCGACGCCGTCCGCCCGGTCCGCCGCCGCGACGACTTCCCCGACGCCGGGATGACCATCCTGCGGGACGGTGACCTGTGGTGTCGCTGCGACGGCGGGCCGCACGGCTTCCTGTCCATCGCCGCCCACGCCCACGCCGACGCGCTGTCGGTCGAGGTCCGGCACGACGGCGTCGACATCCTGGCCGATCCGGGCACCTACTGCTACCACGGCGAACCCAAGTGGCGGACGTACTTCCGGTCCACCGCCGCGCACAACACCCTCGAACTCGGCGGCACCGACCAGTCCGTCTCCGGCGGCCCGTTCCTCTGGACCAGGCACGCCACCACCCGGGTGCTCGCGGTGGGCACGCCCTCGCGGTGGAGCGCGGAGCACGACGGTTACGCACCGGCGATCCACCGGCGCACGGTGGAACTGGAGGGCTCGAAGCTGCACATCGTCGACGAGGTCCGCTCCGGCCAGGCGCGGCCCGCCCGGCTCGCGTTCCACTTCGGCCCAGCCGTCCAGGTCGAGCTTTCCGACGAAACCGCCACGCTGTCCTGGACGGTCGACGGCCAGGCCCGCAGCGCCTCGGTGGCACTGCCGCCGCAGCTGAGGTGGTCGGCGCATCGTGGCGATCTCACCCCGCCGCTCGGCTGGTACTCGGCCGGGTTCGGCCGCCGCGAACCGACGTGGACCCTGCTCGGCACCGGGACCGCCGAGAGCGCACTGACCACCGTGCTCACCTTCGATCGCGTGGGGGAGGACCCACCGTCGTGA
- the asnB gene encoding asparagine synthase (glutamine-hydrolyzing): MCGIAGAYHWPDGGPLTDRLTKTLAHRGPDGEGRYDHRAGAGEVHLGHRRLSIIDLSETGAQPMVKNGLALTYNGELYNAPELRAELEAGGVRFRGTSDTEVLLEAWRAWGIDGLPRLRGMFAFGVFDERSGELVLVRDQLGIKPLFLVHRGQGVVFASELKALATELGGSLTIDDTALVASLLYYWVPDSRCAFREAEKLPPGSWARFRPNGESDRGTFWSLRQVAEEGAADDGVFDLNAVIEDSTRKHLLSDVPVATFLSGGLDSSYLTALAAREQPGISAYTIGFRAEDAKFEAMPDDLAYAKKVAARFGVDLHEIEIAPRVLDLLPRMTYHLDEPIGDPAAINSYLICTAAREAGVKVMLSGMGADELFAGYRKHVANQLAVRYQRVPAPVRRSIESVVDRLPVATAKRGLRTVRFAKRFLSFAELPEETAFRRSYTMYDRAEIAGLLNPDLAGAVDEVLTEHADTYHDNTLSDFVNRMCLADSRLFLPGLNLAYTDRASMAASTEVRTPFVDVEVVRAAFRLPGDRKIVKRQGKMALKEAALSILPAEIVHRPKGLFSAPLRAWMSRDLAPLVREVTNEGELVKAGFLRRDALRRLAEEDASGQQDRGKHLWHILTLEYWYRGAVSARSA, from the coding sequence ATGTGCGGCATCGCAGGCGCTTATCACTGGCCCGACGGGGGGCCGCTCACCGATCGGCTCACCAAGACCCTCGCCCACCGCGGCCCGGACGGCGAAGGCCGTTACGACCACCGGGCCGGGGCCGGTGAAGTCCACTTGGGACACCGCAGGTTGTCGATCATCGACCTTTCGGAGACCGGGGCGCAGCCGATGGTCAAGAACGGCCTGGCGCTGACCTACAACGGGGAGCTGTACAACGCGCCGGAACTGCGCGCGGAACTCGAAGCGGGCGGCGTGCGGTTCCGGGGGACGTCGGACACCGAGGTCCTGCTGGAGGCGTGGCGCGCGTGGGGGATCGACGGACTGCCGAGGTTGCGCGGCATGTTCGCCTTCGGGGTGTTCGACGAGCGCTCGGGCGAGCTGGTGCTGGTCCGCGACCAGCTGGGCATCAAACCGCTGTTCCTGGTGCACCGCGGCCAGGGCGTCGTGTTCGCCTCCGAGCTGAAGGCGCTGGCCACCGAACTCGGCGGGTCGCTGACCATCGACGACACCGCGCTCGTCGCCTCACTGCTGTACTACTGGGTGCCGGACAGCCGGTGCGCGTTCCGGGAGGCCGAGAAGCTGCCGCCGGGCAGCTGGGCGCGGTTCCGCCCGAACGGCGAGAGCGACCGCGGCACGTTCTGGTCGCTGCGCCAGGTGGCCGAGGAAGGTGCGGCCGACGACGGCGTGTTCGACCTCAACGCGGTCATCGAGGACTCCACCCGCAAGCACCTGCTCTCGGACGTGCCGGTGGCGACCTTTCTCTCCGGCGGGCTCGACTCCAGCTACCTGACCGCGCTCGCCGCCCGCGAGCAGCCGGGGATCTCCGCGTACACCATCGGTTTCCGCGCCGAGGACGCGAAGTTCGAGGCGATGCCGGACGACCTGGCGTACGCGAAGAAGGTGGCCGCCCGGTTCGGGGTCGACCTGCACGAGATCGAGATCGCGCCGCGGGTGCTGGACCTGCTGCCGCGGATGACCTACCACCTGGATGAGCCGATCGGTGACCCGGCGGCGATCAACAGCTACCTGATCTGCACCGCCGCCCGCGAGGCCGGGGTCAAGGTGATGCTCTCCGGCATGGGCGCCGACGAGCTGTTCGCCGGGTACCGCAAGCACGTGGCCAACCAGCTCGCCGTGCGGTACCAGCGGGTGCCCGCCCCGGTGCGCCGGTCGATCGAGTCCGTTGTGGACAGACTGCCGGTGGCGACGGCGAAGCGCGGGCTCCGGACGGTCCGGTTCGCCAAGCGGTTCCTCTCCTTCGCCGAACTGCCCGAGGAAACCGCGTTCCGGCGCAGCTACACGATGTACGACCGGGCCGAGATCGCCGGTCTGCTGAACCCGGACCTCGCCGGTGCGGTCGACGAAGTGCTGACCGAGCACGCGGACACCTACCACGACAACACGCTGTCGGATTTCGTCAACCGCATGTGCCTGGCCGACTCGCGGTTGTTCCTGCCCGGGCTCAACCTCGCCTACACCGACCGCGCCAGCATGGCCGCCTCCACCGAGGTGCGGACCCCGTTCGTCGACGTCGAGGTGGTGCGGGCGGCGTTCCGGCTGCCGGGGGACCGCAAGATCGTGAAGCGGCAGGGGAAGATGGCGCTGAAGGAGGCCGCGCTGTCGATCCTCCCGGCCGAGATCGTGCACCGGCCGAAGGGGTTGTTCAGCGCCCCGCTGCGGGCGTGGATGAGCCGCGACCTCGCGCCGCTGGTGCGTGAGGTGACCAACGAAGGCGAACTGGTGAAGGCCGGTTTCCTGCGCCGCGACGCGCTGCGGCGGCTCGCCGAGGAGGACGCCTCCGGGCAGCAGGACCGGGGCAAGCACCTCTGGCACATCTTGACCCTCGAGTACTGGTACCGCGGTGCCGTTTCGGCCCGGAGCGCTTAG